In Desulfobotulus mexicanus, a genomic segment contains:
- a CDS encoding monovalent cation/H+ antiporter subunit D family protein, with protein METMITSKILLPVLLPMLTALAVMASGSRPNLREAWSLTGAVLTFISVALLVPHILAGGSFSYTLFELWPGIAVKLQVDALGLLFAGTASFLWILASIYCVGYMRGLNEHAQTRFYVCYAVSVGAALGGAFSGSLFTLYLFYEIVSIFTYPLVMHHQDEEGYEGAQKYIVYLMFTSKAFLLPAMAIIYVQCGTLDFALGDIASGIFPADASRWMVVVSYILLFFGFAKAGVMPLHSWLPSAMVAPTPVSALLHAVVVVKIGVFSICRIMLSVYGVDLLADTGLGLITAYFVSFTIITASIIALTKTNLKARLAYSTVSQLSYIILGVAMLTPNSITGGLIHIANHGFAKITLFFAAGCIYVVTQKKDIREMAGLGFAMPLTMLAFALASLSMIGVPPVSGFVTKWYLALGTMDINNLILLSVLMVSSLLNAGYFVPVILTAYFGKPAEGAVAVAGSLETRPLILLMVVPLLITGAISVAIGIRPDLLLAIIHLLM; from the coding sequence ATGGAAACCATGATTACCAGCAAAATACTATTGCCTGTGCTGCTGCCCATGCTGACAGCTCTTGCTGTGATGGCTTCGGGTTCAAGGCCCAATCTCAGGGAGGCCTGGTCTCTCACAGGTGCGGTTCTGACTTTTATCTCTGTGGCCCTTCTTGTTCCCCATATTCTGGCCGGAGGCAGTTTCAGCTATACGCTTTTTGAACTCTGGCCCGGAATTGCCGTGAAGCTTCAGGTGGATGCCTTAGGTCTTCTTTTTGCGGGAACGGCCTCTTTCCTTTGGATTCTGGCATCCATCTATTGTGTCGGATACATGCGGGGCCTGAATGAACATGCCCAGACCCGTTTTTATGTCTGCTACGCAGTTTCCGTGGGTGCCGCTCTGGGGGGTGCCTTTTCCGGCAGCCTGTTCACCCTCTATCTCTTCTATGAGATCGTATCCATTTTCACCTATCCTCTGGTCATGCACCATCAGGATGAAGAAGGCTATGAGGGGGCGCAGAAGTATATTGTCTATCTGATGTTCACTTCCAAAGCTTTCCTGTTGCCTGCCATGGCCATAATCTATGTGCAGTGCGGTACCCTTGATTTTGCTTTAGGCGATATTGCTTCAGGTATTTTCCCTGCGGATGCTTCCCGCTGGATGGTTGTGGTAAGTTATATTCTGCTCTTTTTCGGTTTTGCCAAAGCAGGTGTCATGCCGCTGCACTCCTGGCTTCCTTCGGCCATGGTGGCACCTACTCCTGTTTCAGCCCTCCTGCACGCTGTGGTTGTTGTAAAGATAGGTGTTTTTTCTATCTGCCGCATCATGCTTTCCGTTTATGGTGTGGATCTGCTGGCGGATACGGGGCTGGGGCTGATAACAGCTTATTTTGTCAGCTTCACCATTATTACAGCCTCCATTATCGCCCTGACAAAAACCAATCTCAAGGCAAGGCTTGCCTATTCAACAGTCAGCCAGCTCTCCTATATCATACTTGGTGTTGCCATGCTGACACCCAACAGTATTACCGGTGGTCTGATCCACATCGCCAACCACGGCTTTGCTAAAATCACTCTCTTTTTTGCGGCGGGTTGTATTTATGTGGTTACCCAGAAAAAAGATATACGGGAAATGGCGGGTCTGGGTTTTGCTATGCCCCTGACCATGCTGGCCTTTGCCCTGGCATCCCTTTCCATGATCGGTGTGCCGCCGGTATCGGGCTTTGTGACCAAGTGGTATCTTGCGCTGGGTACCATGGATATAAATAACCTGATTCTTTTGTCTGTGCTGATGGTTAGTTCCCTTCTGAATGCAGGCTATTTTGTGCCCGTTATTCTGACGGCTTATTTCGGTAAGCCCGCAGAAGGTGCTGTTGCGGTTGCAGGTTCTCTGGAAACCCGGCCGCTTATTCTGCTGATGGTGGTTCCGCTTTTAATTACAGGTGCCATTTCCGTGGCCATCGGGATCAGGCCGGATCTTCTTCTGGCCATTATTCATCTTCTGATGTGA
- a CDS encoding NYN domain-containing protein — MLKAGIFLDMENLSRNGGWGIRYEIIKELVETQGTIVLRANAYLAVDVERERQDTGYRIRNENYRAAIRRNGFHLIRKEVRRYYDSEGELVVKANADLDLAVDAILQSENLDYILVGSGDGDFLRLVRALQNRGKRVDLLSFANTSGDLMREVDNHFSGFLIPGILGNDTGQTRKRGILHAYNEDRGFGFITMRTGLGATDLRHDIFCHINDITVDEESVDTRYVAELKHRQIILEFDLIQTPEGPKATDVCEFQWR, encoded by the coding sequence ATGCTGAAGGCAGGAATCTTTCTGGATATGGAAAACTTAAGCCGCAATGGTGGCTGGGGCATTCGCTATGAAATCATCAAGGAACTTGTGGAGACCCAAGGAACCATTGTACTCCGGGCCAATGCCTACCTTGCGGTCGATGTGGAACGGGAACGTCAGGACACGGGCTACAGAATCCGCAACGAAAATTACAGGGCTGCCATCCGGAGAAACGGTTTTCATCTGATCAGAAAAGAGGTCCGGCGCTATTATGATTCCGAAGGAGAACTTGTGGTAAAGGCCAATGCCGACCTTGACCTTGCAGTAGACGCCATCCTTCAGTCTGAAAATCTGGATTATATCCTTGTGGGCTCCGGAGACGGAGACTTTCTCCGTCTGGTCAGGGCACTTCAGAACCGGGGGAAACGGGTGGACCTTCTCTCCTTTGCCAATACAAGCGGAGATCTAATGAGAGAAGTGGACAATCACTTTTCCGGCTTTCTCATCCCCGGCATTCTGGGCAACGATACGGGACAGACCCGAAAAAGGGGGATTCTCCATGCTTATAATGAGGACCGGGGATTTGGTTTCATTACCATGCGCACAGGGCTGGGAGCCACAGATCTCAGACATGATATTTTCTGCCATATCAATGACATTACCGTTGACGAAGAGTCCGTGGACACCCGCTATGTGGCAGAACTTAAACACAGGCAGATCATCCTTGAGTTTGATCTGATACAGACACCCGAAGGCCCGAAGGCCACGGATGTCTGTGAATTCCAGTGGCGCTGA
- the nuoK gene encoding NADH-quinone oxidoreductase subunit NuoK: MLSVSSHLTTYLIIALVLFVMGIYGMVRHRSFMGMLISTELILCGASINFMAFNRFVLPDPAIGQVFTLFIMGLAAAEAAIVVSFILAVYRKYHTDDPSAVHDLRH, encoded by the coding sequence ATGCTGAGTGTGAGCAGCCATCTGACAACCTATCTGATTATTGCCCTGGTTCTTTTTGTCATGGGCATTTACGGTATGGTGCGTCATCGATCCTTTATGGGCATGCTGATTTCAACGGAGCTTATTCTCTGTGGTGCCTCCATCAATTTTATGGCTTTTAACCGCTTTGTGCTGCCGGATCCTGCCATAGGTCAGGTCTTCACCCTGTTCATCATGGGACTGGCGGCAGCAGAAGCTGCCATTGTGGTCAGCTTTATTCTGGCCGTTTATCGTAAGTACCACACCGATGATCCCAGTGCGGTCCATGATCTTCGTCATTAA
- a CDS encoding universal stress protein, giving the protein MRIQINRILCTTDLSDYARQGIRYATALARTLNAELFLCSIIDPIPLVYAEGMRDPNGYEKKMEQRAKEKMALAMEEVQTPWKSLVRTGHPPTRITELAEELDADLVIVTTRPGSGLKKFFMGSTSEELIRTLKVPLLIMRDIEPEALKNTPEGPYLDLKHVLVGYDFSYHATMALRYGLSLCQEFEAELHIVHTVSENQHKAFLAEGPPGDRVRHQKAEMQKLKEKLDSLVPEEAKTWCNYKTRILMGEAHTELRKYAMTSEIDISIVGSRGISLAESMLMGSVTDRLIRENPCPVMSVH; this is encoded by the coding sequence ATGCGTATTCAGATTAACCGCATTCTCTGCACTACAGATCTTTCGGATTATGCCAGGCAAGGTATCCGTTATGCTACAGCCTTGGCCCGGACCCTGAATGCAGAACTTTTCCTTTGCTCCATCATTGACCCCATTCCTCTTGTTTATGCTGAAGGCATGCGGGATCCCAATGGCTATGAGAAAAAAATGGAACAAAGGGCAAAGGAAAAAATGGCCCTTGCCATGGAAGAGGTTCAAACTCCATGGAAAAGTCTTGTCCGTACAGGCCATCCGCCAACACGAATAACAGAGCTTGCCGAAGAACTGGATGCAGATCTTGTTATCGTGACCACCCGCCCGGGATCGGGACTTAAAAAATTTTTCATGGGCTCCACATCCGAAGAACTGATCCGTACTCTGAAGGTTCCCCTGCTCATTATGAGGGACATTGAGCCCGAAGCGCTGAAAAATACCCCCGAAGGTCCTTACCTTGACTTAAAACACGTCCTGGTGGGTTATGATTTTTCATACCACGCAACCATGGCCCTGCGATACGGTCTGAGTCTCTGTCAGGAATTCGAGGCAGAACTTCACATTGTACATACCGTTTCAGAAAACCAGCACAAAGCTTTCCTTGCCGAAGGTCCTCCTGGAGACCGTGTCCGCCATCAGAAGGCAGAAATGCAGAAACTCAAAGAAAAGCTCGACTCTCTGGTACCTGAGGAAGCAAAAACATGGTGCAATTACAAAACCCGTATCCTCATGGGTGAGGCACATACAGAGCTGCGCAAATATGCCATGACCTCAGAAATTGATATTTCCATTGTTGGTTCCAGGGGAATTTCTCTTGCCGAATCCATGCTGATGGGATCTGTTACGGACAGGCTTATAAGGGAAAACCCCTGTCCTGTGATGTCCGTGCACTGA
- a CDS encoding lysophospholipid acyltransferase family protein, whose product MSGKEHIDKNATYVVVSNHQSQLDILAAFRTFFHFKWVSKIEVFKLPFIGWNMRLNEYIPLKRGDKDSILEMLEKCRKTLKEGNSVFIFPEGTRSETGILRPFKPGAFQLAHELKLPILPIAIDGTREVLPKYSLELKSRNPMKIQILPPVPYESFQHMSVEETAAFFRKKIGAHVSAHTEDAEEPMLVRTA is encoded by the coding sequence GTGAGTGGGAAAGAACATATTGATAAAAATGCCACCTACGTGGTGGTGTCCAACCATCAGTCCCAGTTGGATATTCTGGCTGCATTCCGGACGTTTTTCCATTTTAAGTGGGTCTCTAAAATAGAAGTATTCAAGCTCCCCTTTATTGGATGGAATATGCGCCTTAATGAATATATCCCTTTAAAAAGAGGGGATAAGGACAGTATTCTTGAAATGCTGGAAAAATGTCGGAAAACCTTGAAAGAAGGTAATTCCGTTTTTATTTTCCCAGAAGGTACCCGCAGTGAGACAGGTATCTTGCGCCCATTTAAGCCAGGTGCCTTTCAACTGGCCCATGAATTGAAACTGCCCATTCTGCCCATTGCCATTGATGGAACAAGGGAAGTGCTTCCCAAGTACAGTCTTGAACTTAAAAGCCGAAACCCTATGAAAATACAGATTTTGCCGCCAGTTCCCTATGAGAGCTTTCAGCATATGAGTGTGGAGGAAACCGCAGCTTTTTTCCGTAAAAAAATTGGCGCCCATGTCAGTGCCCATACGGAGGATGCTGAAGAACCCATGCTCGTGAGAACTGCATAA
- a CDS encoding complex I subunit 4 family protein — MTNALIYNSLGYPILSVVLLTPLAGAACCFFIRNQTVLKFWGLLVTLMTAALSLPLWTAFDRTTADYQFVEQLDWFPSIGLSYQLGVDGISVLLVLLTTLIMPLCILCSWKYIEHRLAEFIFVILAMETAMIGVFVSMNTVLFYIFWEAMLIPMYLLIAVWGGPRKDYAAIKFFLYTFIGSIFFLVAIVALRVKTGTFFIPDLMAAEYSFAWQAWIFAACALAFAVKIPMFPFHTWLPAAHVEAPTAGSVILASILLKMGGYGFLRFCLPMAPQATEMFAPFLIALSLVGILYGGYLALGQNDIKKLIAYSSVGHMGFVTLGIFLLNDEGVKGAMLQMINHGITTGALFICIGIIYERTHSRDIGDNSALGMFMPVYVTFLGIFSLSSLAFPGTNSFVGEFLVLMGAFRSQPLVGAIAIPGAILAAAYMLRLLQKMVWASSDGHIHHHDEVVLEGGHGEDHGHGRKLWDLDLRETACLTFLVVFVFWIGLNPQPVLSVMDASVTHLLEQVAAGQGTAEALTGH; from the coding sequence ATGACAAATGCTCTGATTTATAACAGCCTGGGGTATCCTATTCTTTCGGTGGTGCTGCTGACACCCCTTGCCGGTGCTGCCTGCTGTTTTTTCATCCGGAACCAGACAGTCCTGAAATTCTGGGGGCTGCTGGTGACGCTTATGACTGCAGCTTTGAGCCTTCCCCTCTGGACTGCCTTTGACAGGACTACGGCTGACTATCAGTTTGTGGAGCAGCTGGACTGGTTTCCGAGTATCGGGCTTTCCTATCAGCTGGGTGTGGATGGCATTTCCGTGCTGCTTGTGCTGCTCACAACCCTGATCATGCCCCTTTGCATTCTCTGCTCATGGAAATATATAGAGCATCGTCTTGCAGAATTTATTTTTGTCATTCTTGCCATGGAAACCGCCATGATAGGCGTTTTTGTCAGCATGAATACGGTGCTTTTTTATATTTTCTGGGAAGCTATGCTGATTCCCATGTATCTGCTCATTGCCGTATGGGGTGGTCCGCGTAAGGATTATGCTGCAATAAAGTTTTTCCTTTATACCTTCATCGGCTCCATTTTCTTCCTTGTGGCCATTGTTGCCCTGCGGGTTAAAACCGGTACCTTTTTTATTCCTGACCTCATGGCTGCGGAATACAGCTTTGCATGGCAGGCCTGGATTTTTGCCGCATGCGCTCTGGCCTTTGCCGTAAAAATTCCAATGTTTCCCTTCCATACCTGGCTTCCGGCTGCCCACGTGGAAGCACCTACGGCAGGCTCGGTTATTCTGGCTTCCATTCTTCTGAAAATGGGTGGTTATGGTTTTCTGCGCTTCTGCCTTCCCATGGCTCCCCAGGCTACGGAGATGTTTGCTCCTTTTCTCATTGCACTTTCGCTGGTGGGTATTCTCTATGGGGGATATCTGGCTTTGGGTCAGAACGATATCAAAAAACTCATTGCCTACTCCTCTGTCGGCCATATGGGCTTTGTCACTCTGGGCATTTTTCTGCTCAATGACGAAGGTGTCAAGGGTGCCATGCTGCAGATGATAAACCATGGCATTACAACGGGTGCCCTCTTTATCTGTATAGGCATTATCTATGAGCGTACCCATTCCAGGGACATTGGAGATAATTCGGCCTTAGGCATGTTCATGCCAGTATATGTTACTTTCCTGGGAATATTTTCCCTTTCTTCTCTGGCTTTTCCCGGAACCAACAGCTTTGTAGGTGAATTCCTTGTGCTCATGGGTGCCTTCCGGAGCCAGCCTCTGGTGGGAGCCATTGCCATTCCCGGAGCCATTCTGGCAGCCGCTTACATGCTTAGGCTTCTTCAAAAAATGGTATGGGCTAGCAGTGACGGTCATATCCATCACCATGACGAGGTGGTCCTTGAAGGTGGACATGGGGAAGATCATGGTCATGGAAGAAAGCTGTGGGATCTCGATCTTCGGGAAACTGCATGCCTGACATTTCTTGTGGTTTTTGTTTTCTGGATAGGGTTGAATCCCCAGCCTGTACTTTCCGTAATGGATGCCAGTGTTACTCACCTGCTGGAGCAGGTGGCTGCAGGGCAGGGAACTGCTGAAGCTCTGACCGGGCACTGA
- a CDS encoding Na(+)/H(+) antiporter subunit D: MTSSMLSPLAQLHPVLMHPATLFIMGALLMPWLCRMKLKNAVLVIIPLVAFLQINMLPESFGHVSWMGFDMVFGRVDKLTYVFLHVFTLMAVIGSLFALKVEDWGQHTAAWLYVAGSLGVTLAGDYLTLFIFWELMAVASTFLIWYRKKKKSIEAGFRYLLVHVLGGLILLAGIFLKYRATGGDLTFVQILPTDAGLADYLIMIGFMLNAAVPPIHAWLPDAYPEATVTGAVFMCAFTTKTAVYVLARGFPGFEALAILGAIMALYGVAYAVIENDARRILAYHIVSQVGYMVCGIGIGTAMAVNGAVAHAYAHILYKALLFMGAGAVLEMTGRSKLNELGGLYAKMPLALIFTVIGGIAISGFPLTSGFVSKSMIIAAAGEAHRTGLLLMLTLAAVGTFLSVGIKLPYYIWYGGKSEPSVPEAKDPPACMLWAMGIAAFMCFFLGFYPEYLYRMLPHAVDYQPYTAYHLSETLQLLGFTGLGFYLMVKKLGPEPKMNLDLDWFYRKGSIVFMVFASGPLSRVNDWVGEVYRSIGLAWTMLTAKALSWFDREGIDYVVDGTARGVVDTGDKLRQAQTGKIQHYIGAAAVLLFGIMIVVILL, encoded by the coding sequence ATGACAAGTAGCATGCTATCGCCTCTGGCCCAGCTGCACCCCGTACTGATGCATCCGGCCACCCTTTTTATAATGGGTGCGCTCCTGATGCCGTGGCTCTGCCGGATGAAACTGAAAAATGCCGTACTGGTGATCATTCCCCTTGTGGCTTTCCTGCAGATCAACATGCTGCCGGAAAGCTTCGGGCATGTGAGCTGGATGGGTTTTGATATGGTATTCGGACGGGTGGATAAGCTCACCTATGTCTTTCTCCATGTCTTTACTCTGATGGCGGTAATCGGCTCCCTTTTTGCTTTAAAAGTTGAGGACTGGGGCCAGCATACGGCGGCCTGGCTCTATGTGGCCGGCTCCCTCGGTGTCACCCTTGCGGGAGATTATCTGACGCTCTTTATTTTCTGGGAGCTGATGGCTGTCGCATCCACGTTCCTCATCTGGTACAGAAAAAAGAAAAAATCCATAGAGGCCGGATTCCGCTACCTTCTGGTTCATGTGCTGGGCGGGCTGATTCTGCTGGCAGGCATCTTCCTGAAGTACAGGGCTACGGGCGGTGATCTCACCTTTGTGCAGATTTTGCCCACGGACGCAGGCCTTGCGGATTATCTTATCATGATAGGTTTCATGCTGAATGCGGCTGTTCCTCCCATCCATGCCTGGCTGCCCGATGCCTACCCGGAAGCCACAGTAACAGGGGCTGTTTTCATGTGTGCTTTCACCACAAAAACAGCGGTGTATGTACTGGCAAGGGGTTTTCCAGGTTTTGAGGCTCTGGCCATCCTCGGTGCCATCATGGCCCTCTATGGTGTGGCCTACGCTGTTATTGAAAACGATGCCCGAAGGATTCTTGCCTACCATATTGTCAGTCAGGTGGGCTATATGGTCTGCGGTATCGGAATTGGAACGGCCATGGCCGTCAATGGAGCCGTGGCCCACGCCTATGCCCATATTCTCTATAAGGCTCTTCTCTTTATGGGGGCGGGTGCTGTCCTTGAGATGACAGGGCGGTCAAAGTTGAATGAGCTGGGGGGACTCTATGCAAAAATGCCCCTTGCACTGATTTTTACAGTGATCGGTGGTATTGCCATTTCAGGCTTCCCCCTGACATCGGGTTTTGTGTCGAAATCCATGATTATAGCTGCCGCAGGTGAGGCACACAGGACAGGGCTGCTGCTTATGCTGACCCTTGCCGCTGTGGGTACCTTCCTTTCTGTAGGTATCAAGCTCCCCTATTACATCTGGTATGGTGGAAAGTCCGAGCCTTCGGTTCCGGAAGCCAAAGATCCTCCGGCCTGCATGCTCTGGGCCATGGGTATTGCCGCCTTCATGTGCTTCTTCCTTGGCTTTTATCCTGAGTATCTTTACCGCATGCTGCCCCATGCGGTGGATTATCAGCCCTATACCGCCTATCACCTCTCGGAAACCTTGCAACTTCTGGGCTTTACGGGATTGGGCTTCTATCTCATGGTTAAAAAACTGGGGCCTGAGCCGAAAATGAATCTGGATCTGGACTGGTTTTACCGGAAGGGAAGTATCGTTTTTATGGTTTTTGCTTCCGGTCCCCTTTCAAGGGTGAATGACTGGGTGGGTGAGGTTTACCGGAGTATAGGTCTGGCCTGGACCATGCTGACGGCAAAGGCTCTTTCCTGGTTTGACAGGGAAGGTATAGATTATGTTGTGGATGGAACAGCAAGGGGCGTTGTGGATACAGGCGATAAGCTCCGTCAGGCCCAGACGGGTAAAATTCAGCACTATATTGGTGCTGCTGCCGTCCTTTTATTCGGTATCATGATTGTGGTGATTCTCCTTTAA
- a CDS encoding NADH-quinone oxidoreductase subunit N, with amino-acid sequence MSMMEFLPELVLIGMTLIFFGLSLFNAGSVLVGRVALGGAGLLVLASFAALNAEGMLFFDAYRVDLFSQTFKLLIALGFLGVLSLSAGFPGVRREISSEYAMFLFISTMGLTFLVSSVELLTILLCLEISSFALYVAIPMRKGAHRVQYEAGIKYVLFGALATGITVFGMSYVVGLTGTTYLSELGPVLPELVRSEPLALIGLLMILTGFFYKLAMFPMHFWTPDVYEGAANETTAFVATLPKIAAVALLIRFVASSGADTGHLIWILSVFAVLSMTYGNLAALVQNDIKRLLAFSSIAHAGYVMVGILSVGPEGFASAIYYVFGYMVMTLGCFYVICQVAPAGENLTFEGLKGLHRRSPLLALTLAVAACGMAGIPPAVGFPTKFLVFTAAIGKGYFGLVILAVINAAISAFYYLKLVRAAYALPENEPAAEERKGFALGLPVAAFGVFITAVILASGLFPEPIVAMAREAVGALL; translated from the coding sequence ATGTCTATGATGGAATTTCTCCCCGAACTGGTCCTTATCGGGATGACCCTGATTTTTTTCGGGCTTTCCCTGTTCAATGCAGGCTCCGTCCTCGTGGGAAGGGTGGCCCTTGGGGGTGCAGGGCTGCTGGTTCTGGCCTCCTTTGCGGCCCTGAATGCAGAAGGCATGCTCTTTTTTGATGCCTATCGTGTGGATCTTTTTTCACAGACCTTTAAACTGCTCATAGCCCTTGGTTTTCTGGGTGTTTTGTCTCTTTCTGCGGGTTTTCCCGGGGTCAGGCGGGAAATTTCATCCGAATATGCCATGTTTCTGTTCATTTCTACCATGGGACTGACCTTCCTTGTGAGCAGTGTGGAGCTTCTTACCATTCTCCTTTGCCTTGAGATTTCTTCCTTTGCCCTTTATGTGGCCATTCCCATGCGTAAAGGCGCCCACCGGGTTCAGTATGAAGCGGGTATAAAGTATGTGCTGTTTGGTGCCCTTGCCACCGGTATAACCGTTTTTGGTATGAGTTATGTGGTAGGTCTCACAGGAACCACATACCTTTCGGAGCTGGGCCCCGTACTTCCGGAGCTGGTTCGTAGCGAGCCTCTGGCACTCATTGGCCTTTTGATGATTCTGACGGGTTTTTTCTATAAGCTTGCCATGTTTCCCATGCATTTCTGGACTCCGGATGTGTACGAAGGTGCAGCCAATGAAACCACTGCCTTTGTGGCAACACTGCCTAAGATTGCTGCCGTTGCTCTGCTTATCCGTTTTGTTGCTTCCAGTGGTGCGGATACGGGGCATCTGATCTGGATACTTTCGGTCTTTGCTGTACTTTCAATGACCTACGGGAATCTTGCCGCCCTTGTTCAAAATGACATTAAGCGCCTTCTGGCCTTTTCCTCCATTGCCCATGCGGGTTATGTGATGGTGGGTATTCTTTCTGTGGGGCCTGAAGGCTTTGCTTCGGCCATCTATTATGTCTTCGGTTATATGGTGATGACGCTTGGGTGCTTTTATGTCATCTGCCAGGTTGCACCGGCTGGTGAAAATCTGACCTTTGAGGGCTTAAAGGGGCTGCACAGGCGTTCTCCACTTCTCGCCCTTACCCTTGCCGTTGCTGCCTGCGGCATGGCTGGTATTCCACCTGCTGTGGGTTTTCCTACAAAGTTTCTTGTGTTTACAGCAGCCATTGGTAAGGGATATTTTGGCCTTGTCATCCTTGCTGTAATCAATGCGGCCATATCTGCTTTTTACTATCTGAAACTGGTGCGGGCAGCTTACGCCCTTCCGGAAAATGAGCCGGCTGCCGAAGAAAGAAAAGGCTTTGCTCTGGGTTTACCCGTAGCCGCCTTTGGTGTTTTTATCACTGCGGTTATTCTGGCTTCAGGTCTTTTCCCGGAACCCATTGTGGCCATGGCAAGGGAAGCTGTCGGAGCCTTGCTCTAG
- a CDS encoding murein transglycosylase domain-containing protein — protein MRFLPFGILALIFPALMIMPPSSTAQSFEDYMKQQQSAFVSYQEQINKEFQEYQKIIEEEFNNFKNEIKKNWGDEVLSTPTQWVEYSRDMKNRTLVDYEKNTITVEIQAPEKADNLHKELQERIKNLVTATSAKAFENDTLSRNIEKRVIEASDNVLTDKVKPEPILTKTLTGTDRPSNRQVNRTVNELAQKSVETQRPAPQPGNRIHSFTITLPDVRLSDKAGTYEKEIIKYAREYKIDPALVVAIMHSESSFNPMAKSHIPAYGLMQIVPRSAGKDASQLVYGEQKLLSPSYLYNADNNIKMGAAYLHILYYRYLSSIQNPESRLYCSIAAYNTGAGNVARAFTGNRNIRRAAETINKLTPEQVYNKLVADLPYDETRNYMKKVTPRYKGYQTSYSGR, from the coding sequence ATGCGCTTTTTACCCTTTGGCATTCTGGCCCTGATTTTTCCGGCCCTCATGATCATGCCCCCTTCAAGTACTGCCCAGTCCTTTGAAGACTACATGAAACAACAGCAGTCCGCCTTTGTTTCCTATCAGGAACAAATTAACAAAGAGTTTCAGGAATATCAGAAAATCATAGAAGAAGAGTTCAACAATTTTAAAAATGAAATCAAAAAAAACTGGGGAGATGAGGTTTTAAGCACACCCACCCAATGGGTGGAATACAGCCGGGACATGAAAAACAGAACACTGGTGGACTATGAAAAAAATACCATCACCGTTGAAATCCAGGCTCCTGAAAAAGCAGATAATCTCCACAAGGAACTACAGGAAAGAATTAAAAATCTTGTGACAGCCACCTCTGCAAAGGCTTTTGAGAACGACACCCTCTCCCGTAATATTGAAAAACGGGTCATAGAAGCCTCCGATAACGTTCTGACGGACAAGGTAAAGCCGGAACCCATTCTCACTAAAACACTTACCGGTACAGATCGCCCTTCCAACCGTCAGGTCAACCGCACCGTAAATGAGCTTGCCCAGAAAAGTGTGGAAACCCAAAGACCTGCACCACAACCCGGTAACCGGATTCACAGCTTCACCATTACCCTCCCCGATGTCAGACTCAGCGACAAAGCAGGCACCTATGAAAAAGAAATCATAAAATACGCAAGAGAGTACAAAATCGATCCTGCTCTGGTCGTTGCAATAATGCACAGTGAGAGTTCCTTCAACCCCATGGCCAAATCCCATATCCCTGCCTACGGTCTCATGCAGATTGTTCCCCGTTCCGCAGGAAAAGATGCCTCCCAGCTCGTATATGGTGAGCAGAAACTCTTATCTCCATCCTACCTTTACAACGCAGACAACAACATAAAAATGGGGGCCGCATACCTGCACATCCTCTACTACCGCTACCTTTCGTCCATACAGAATCCTGAAAGCAGACTTTACTGCAGTATTGCGGCCTACAACACAGGTGCAGGAAACGTGGCCCGGGCCTTTACAGGAAACAGAAACATCCGCCGAGCCGCAGAAACCATCAACAAGCTAACCCCTGAACAGGTTTATAACAAGCTGGTTGCAGATCTTCCCTATGATGAAACAAGAAATTATATGAAAAAAGTTACTCCCCGCTACAAAGGCTACCAGACAAGCTATTCAGGACGATGA
- a CDS encoding LPP20 family lipoprotein has translation MKRQLAKMILLAGIIALAGACTPKQAPVADTGMPDEYKDAPSWVFNPELEGGVSAVGTSRIGKAGFAFARNEALADGRDQLARQMSVKVQNMVKNFTQATGLGDDETVDRVSSQVSRQVANETLAGSRMRSMWRAPNGELFVWMVVEPESVRAAARDAVTTSYKNDQALWQQFQAKKAHDELDAVISKEFQDFN, from the coding sequence ATGAAAAGACAACTAGCAAAAATGATACTGTTAGCTGGAATCATTGCACTGGCAGGCGCCTGTACTCCTAAACAAGCACCTGTAGCGGACACAGGTATGCCCGATGAGTATAAAGATGCTCCTTCATGGGTTTTTAACCCCGAACTCGAAGGGGGAGTCTCTGCCGTTGGAACCTCAAGAATTGGTAAAGCCGGCTTTGCCTTTGCAAGAAACGAAGCTCTTGCCGACGGAAGGGATCAGCTGGCACGACAGATGAGCGTCAAGGTACAGAACATGGTAAAAAACTTTACCCAGGCCACAGGCCTCGGGGATGATGAAACCGTAGACCGCGTATCCTCACAGGTATCCCGTCAGGTGGCCAATGAAACCCTTGCAGGTTCCAGAATGCGTTCCATGTGGCGTGCTCCCAACGGGGAGCTGTTCGTATGGATGGTTGTGGAACCTGAATCTGTACGTGCAGCAGCAAGGGATGCTGTCACCACATCCTATAAAAACGATCAGGCTCTCTGGCAGCAATTCCAGGCCAAAAAAGCCCATGATGAACTGGACGCAGTTATCAGTAAAGAATTCCAAGATTTTAACTAA